The Bryobacteraceae bacterium genome includes a window with the following:
- the TRm5 gene encoding IS256 family transposase, whose product MTQKKDSAKAAERKAKQLAALAEQQEDLLRVLIRRVLEEVMEAEMDEVVGAEKGQRTASRTGYRSGYYRRTLVTRVGKIELRVPQDREGRFQTEMFERYQRSEKALVGALAEMYVQGVSTRRVKEITEQLCGHEFSASAISRINARLDEELEKFARRQLEEEYPYLVLDARYERVREDGVVRAQAVLVAIGINWEGRRCVLAVELAQRESATSWRELLEGLKGRGLRGVRLVVSDDHAGLKRAVREVLGEALWQRCYVHFLRNALDYLPRRGGDDCLTELRWIYERRTAAEARQDLKAWLGRWQGRYSRLCQWVEENIEETLSFYALPLAHHKHLKSTNMLERLNEEIKRRTLVVRIFPNAASCLRLVRALAVEIHEDWIEATRYLDMDLLREQEKSRPRLGEAA is encoded by the coding sequence ATGACCCAGAAGAAGGATAGCGCGAAAGCGGCCGAGAGGAAAGCGAAGCAACTGGCGGCGCTAGCGGAGCAGCAGGAGGATCTGCTGCGGGTGTTGATCCGGCGGGTGCTGGAGGAGGTGATGGAAGCGGAGATGGACGAGGTGGTGGGAGCGGAGAAGGGGCAGCGGACGGCGAGCCGGACGGGATACCGGTCTGGATACTATCGGCGGACGCTGGTGACGCGGGTGGGCAAGATCGAGCTGCGGGTGCCGCAGGACCGGGAGGGGCGGTTCCAGACGGAGATGTTCGAACGGTACCAGCGGAGCGAGAAGGCGCTGGTGGGGGCGTTGGCGGAGATGTATGTGCAGGGGGTGTCGACGCGGCGGGTGAAGGAGATCACCGAGCAGCTGTGCGGGCACGAGTTTTCGGCCTCGGCGATCAGCCGGATCAATGCGCGGCTGGACGAGGAGCTGGAGAAGTTCGCGCGGCGGCAGCTGGAGGAGGAGTATCCGTACCTGGTGCTGGACGCGCGCTACGAGCGGGTGAGAGAAGACGGGGTGGTGAGGGCGCAGGCAGTGCTGGTGGCGATCGGGATCAACTGGGAGGGGCGGCGGTGCGTGCTGGCGGTGGAGCTGGCGCAGCGGGAGAGTGCGACGAGCTGGAGGGAGTTGCTGGAGGGGTTGAAGGGGAGGGGGCTGCGGGGGGTGCGGCTGGTGGTGAGCGACGATCATGCGGGGCTGAAGCGGGCGGTGCGGGAGGTGCTGGGAGAGGCGCTGTGGCAGAGGTGCTACGTGCACTTCCTGCGCAATGCGCTGGACTACCTGCCGCGGCGGGGCGGCGATGACTGTCTGACCGAGCTGCGCTGGATCTATGAGCGGCGGACAGCGGCCGAGGCGCGGCAGGATCTGAAGGCGTGGCTGGGGCGCTGGCAGGGCCGCTACAGCAGGCTGTGCCAGTGGGTGGAGGAAAACATCGAGGAGACGCTGAGCTTCTACGCGCTGCCGCTGGCGCATCACAAGCATCTGAAGTCGACCAATATGCTGGAGCGTCTCAACGAGGAGATCAAGCGCCGGACACTGGTGGTGCGGATCTTTCCCAATGCGGCCAGTTGCCTGAGGCTGGTGCGGGCGCTGGCAGTGGAGATCCACGAGGACTGGATTGAGGCGACACGGTACCTGGACATGGACCTGTTGCGCGAGCAGGAGAAGAGCCGGCCCCGGCTGGGGGAGGCGGCCTGA
- a CDS encoding DDE transposase, giving the protein MRGEDRQQQEMFLYASLEDLVPADHPLRPIRAMVDEALQRLDDTFDEIYGEVGRPSIAPERLLRAQLLMLLYTIRSERMLVEQLRYNLLFRWFVGLGMSEEVWHATVFTKNRDRLLEGDVARQFFGEIVRQAKQQGLMSSEHFSVDGTMVEAWASQKSFRPKQEKSDEDEPKQGGRNREVDFRGQQRSNETHESVTDPEARLWRKSQTAEAKLSYLGHVLGENRHGLIVNVRVTKAYGRAEREAAVEMAREIPGGTKRVTLAGDKGYDTREFVEQMKDLNVTPHVAQNVSGRRSAVDGRTTRHEGYWMSQRRRKLVEEFFGWAKVVAGLRKVKLRGREKVGWLFTLAAAAYNLVRMRNLMAAATA; this is encoded by the coding sequence ATGAGAGGAGAAGACCGTCAGCAGCAAGAGATGTTCCTGTACGCGAGCCTGGAGGATCTGGTGCCGGCCGATCACCCGCTGCGGCCGATCCGGGCGATGGTGGACGAGGCGCTGCAGAGGCTGGACGACACCTTCGATGAGATTTACGGAGAAGTGGGGCGGCCGTCGATCGCGCCGGAGCGGCTGCTGCGGGCGCAGTTGCTGATGCTGCTGTACACAATCCGGAGCGAGAGGATGCTGGTCGAGCAGCTGCGCTACAACCTGCTGTTCCGGTGGTTCGTGGGTCTGGGGATGAGCGAGGAGGTCTGGCACGCGACGGTGTTCACGAAGAACCGGGACCGGCTGCTGGAAGGGGACGTAGCGCGGCAGTTCTTTGGCGAGATCGTGCGGCAGGCGAAGCAGCAGGGGCTGATGTCGAGCGAGCATTTTTCGGTGGACGGGACGATGGTGGAGGCGTGGGCGAGCCAGAAGAGCTTCCGGCCGAAACAGGAGAAGTCGGATGAGGACGAACCGAAACAGGGTGGGCGGAATCGGGAAGTGGACTTCCGGGGGCAGCAGCGGTCGAATGAGACGCACGAGTCGGTGACGGATCCGGAGGCGCGGCTGTGGCGGAAGAGTCAGACGGCGGAGGCGAAGCTGAGCTATCTGGGACACGTGCTGGGAGAGAACCGGCACGGGCTGATCGTGAACGTGCGGGTGACGAAAGCCTACGGGCGGGCGGAGCGGGAAGCGGCGGTGGAGATGGCGCGGGAGATTCCGGGAGGGACGAAGCGGGTGACGCTGGCCGGAGACAAGGGGTACGACACGCGGGAGTTTGTGGAGCAGATGAAGGATCTGAACGTGACGCCGCATGTGGCGCAGAACGTGAGCGGACGGCGCAGCGCGGTGGATGGGAGGACGACGCGGCATGAAGGCTACTGGATGAGCCAGAGGAGGCGGAAGCTGGTGGAGGAGTTCTTCGGATGGGCGAAGGTGGTGGCGGGGCTGAGGAAGGTGAAGCTGAGGGGGCGGGAGAAGGTGGGATGGCTGTTCACGCTGGCGGCAGCCGCATACAATCTGGTGAGGATGAGGAACCTGATGGCGGCGGCGACTGCCTGA